One region of Danio rerio strain Tuebingen ecotype United States chromosome 5, GRCz12tu, whole genome shotgun sequence genomic DNA includes:
- the ckma gene encoding creatine kinase, muscle a: protein MPFGNTHNNFKLNYSVDEEYPDLSKHNNHMAKVLTKEMYGKLRDKQTSTGFTVDDVIQTGVDNPGHPFIMTVGCVAGDEESYEVFKDLFDPVISDRHGGYKATDKHKTDLNFENLKGGDDLDPNYVLSSRVRTGRSIKGYALPPHNSRGERRAVEKLSVEALSSLDGEFKGKYYPLKSMTDAEQEQLIADHFLFDKPVSPLLLAAGMARDWPDARGIWHNENKTFLVWVNEEDHLRVISMQKGGNMKEVFKRFCVGLQRIEEIFKKHNHGFMWNEHLGFVLTCPSNLGTGLRGGVHVKLPKLSTHAKFEEILTRLRLQKRGTGGVDTASVGGVFDISNADRIGSSEVEQVQCVVDGVKLMVEMEKKLEKGESIDSMIPAQK, encoded by the exons ATGCCTTTCGGAAACACCCACAACAACTTCAAGCTGAACTACTCAGTTGATGAGGAGTATCCAGACCTTAGCAAGCACAACAACCACATGGCCAAGGTGCTGACTAAGGAAATGTATGGCAAGCTTAGGGACAAGCAGACCTCCACTGGATTCACTGTGGATGATGTCATCCAGACCGGTGTTGACAATCCAG GCCACCCCTTCATCATGACCGTCGGCTGTGTTGCTGGTGATGAGGAGTCCTACGAAGTGTTCAAGGATCTGTTCGACCCCGTCATTTCCGACCGTCACGGTGGATACAAGGCAACTGACAAGCACAAGACCGACCTCAACTTTGAGAACCTGAAG GGTGGTGATGACCTGGACCCCAACTACGTCCTGAGCAGCCGTGTGCGTACCGGACGCAGCATCAAGGGATACGCCCTGCCCCCCCACAACAGCCGTGGAGAGCGCAGAGCTGTGGAGAAGCTGTCTGTTGAAG CTCTGAGCAGCTTGGATGGAGAGTTCAAGGGCAAGTACTACCCCCTGAAGTCCATGACTGATGCCGAGCAGGAGCAGCTGATCGCTGACCACTTCCTCTTTGACAAACCCGTCTCCCCCCTGCTGCTGGCTGCTGGTATGGCCCGTGACTGGCCCGATGCCAGAGGCATTTG GCACAATGAGAACAAGACCTTCCTGGTCTGGGTGAACGAGGAGGATCACCTGCGTGTCATTTCCATGCAGAAGGGTGGCAACATGAAGGAAGTGTTCAAGCGCTTCTGCGTTGGTCTTCAGAGG ATTGAGGAAATTTTCAAGAAGCACAACCATGGGTTCATGTGGAACGAGCATCTTGGTTTCGTCCTGACCTGCCCCTCCAACCTGGGCACAGGCCTGCGCGGTGGAGTCCACGTCAAGCTGCCCAAGCTCAGCACACATGCCAAGTTTGAGGAGATCCTGACCAGACTGCGCCTGCAGAAGCGTGGCACAG GTGGTGTGGACACTGCCTCCGTTGGTGGAGTGTTTGACATTTCCAACGCTGACCGTATCGGCTCTTCAGAGGTTGAGCAGGTGCAGTGTGTGGTTGATGGTGTCAAGCTGATGGTGGAGATGGAGAAGAAGCTGGAGAAGGGCGAGTCCATCGACAGCATGATCCCTGCCCAGAAGTAA